A genome region from Fusarium musae strain F31 chromosome 5, whole genome shotgun sequence includes the following:
- a CDS encoding hypothetical protein (BUSCO:EOG09261N2L) produces the protein MPEPRFSDLILPQNEQLSMSQLMASFKRTTLTIHNRLTSIQTDAGFVDAVSQAYSPRPLVANERCGSWYIPPERKGASAYFKSTDGHERAWKFSTRRLNLHLVELIENNDGIIVVDSTRRGKRMPDALSSTIPIWCTVLNLTLLPSNPSSANLYLPAHLPATTHSQICALIPEFVASFKALNLNLPTCLTKPLRPFWVTPDSSLPSVQDTSSIFDDFRPVICCTASRRVIGSEMDEGGYIQGAADDTEMWAHDLTAPLFWENIDELLKTPEAELPDLISRLVSDHASSKKDEGTQIELTPQLSVCPLPLHANPSECRIAVTQDTTAKDNWIKSKTYMEAGLGKNKQASRSLRTSLPEICDFAAKYLASATEPDQQRIVVACESGRDLSVGVALAISCYLFDDDGKIRKSTEDISFTKTFIKSRLGVVMTAYPGANPSRATLQSVNSFLMDWRK, from the exons ATGCCCGAACCCCGCTTCTCCGATCTGATCCTCCCTCAAAATGAACAACTCTCCATGTCCCAACTCATGGCGTCTTTCAAACGCACCACACTTACAATCCACAACCGTCTGACTAGCATCCAAACCGACGCTGGCTTTGTGGATGCGGTGTCTCAAGCATATAGCCCCCGACCCCTTGTGGCTAATGAACGTTGTGGAAGTTGGTATATTCCGCCTGAGCGTAAAGGTGCAAGTGCGTATTTTAAGAGTACAGATGGCCATGAGAGGGCGTGGAAGTTTAGCACCAGGCGGTTGAACTTGCATTTGGTTGAGCTTATTGAGAATAACGATGG TATCATAGTCGTCGACTCTACTCGCCGTGGAAAGA GGATGCCTGATGCCCTTTCATCGACAATTCCTATCTGGTGCACagtcctcaacctcactctTCTCCCCTCAAACCCATCCTCAGCAAATCTCTATCTGCCAGCTCATCTCCCCGCAACAACACACTCCCAAATATGTGCACTCATCCCTGAATTCGTTGCTTCCTTCAAGGcactcaatctcaatcttccAACATGTCTGACAAAACCACTCCGCCCATTCTGGGTAACCCCAGACTCATCTCTTCCCTCTGTCCAAGACACATCTTCCATATTTGATGACTTCCGCCCTGTCATCTGCTGCACGGCTAGTCGCCGAGTTATAGGCAGCGAGATGGATGAGGGAGGATACATACAAGGTGCAGCTGATGATACTGAGATGTGGGCGCATGATCTTACCGCGCCTTTGTTTTGGGAGAatattgatgagcttctcaagacgcCAGAGGCTGAACTGCCAGATCTGATCTCCAGACTAGTCAGCGACCATGCTTCTAGCAAGAAGGACGAAGGAACACAGATAGAGCTGACACCCCAGCTTTCAGTTTGCCCTTTACCACTTCACGCCAATCCCTCAGAATGTCGAATTGCAGTAACTCAAGACACCACAGCAAAGGATAACTGGATAAAGTCCAAGACTTACATGGAAGCCGGCCTTGGCAAGAACAAGCAGGCTAGTCGCAGCCTTCGCACTTCTCTACCTGAAATATGCGACTTTGCTGCTAAATATCTTGCCTCGGCCACAGAGCCTGATCAGCAACGAATTGTGGTCGCATGCGAATCAGGGCGAGATCTATCAGTGGGCGTGGCCCTCGCGATATCATGCTACCTATTTGACGATGACGGTAAGATCAGAAAATCAACAGAAGACATATCATTTACAAAGACTTTCATAAAGTCGAGATTGGGTGTCGTCATGACAGCTTACCCAGGTGCCAACCCCAGCCGGGCCACTCTACAGAGTGtcaatagctttttaatggACTGGCGAAAATGA